GGTCGCCACCGGCGTCCCCGGCAACTTCACCGTGGGCGATGCCGCCAACCTCTACAACATCAACCCGCTCTACAAGCGCAACATCACCGGCCGCGGCAAGACGCTGGGCATCGCCACCCTGGCGACCTTCGATCAGGCCGATGCCTACGCCTACTGGAAGGCCGTGGGCCTAGACGTGGCCCAGGATCGCATCAAGGAGATCCCCGTGGATGGCGGCGCCGGCACCAAGGGCGCGGACGAAACCACCCTGGACGTGGAACAGGCTGGCGGCATCGCCCCCAAGGCCAAGATCCTCGTCTATGAAGCGCCCAACACCGAATCCGGCTTCCTGGATCTCTTCTACAAGGCCATCTCCGACAACAAGGTGGACACCCTCTCCTGCAGCTGGGGCACCGATGAGCTTTTCCTCGATGGCGACACCCTCACGGCCTATCAGCAGGTCTTCATGCAGGCCGCGGCCCAGGGCATTCCCGTCTTCGCCTCGTCGGGCGATTCCGGCGCCTTCGACATCAACCGCTCCCTGCAGACACCTGAATACTCGGCGCTGAATTCCGCGAACCATCCCGCGGCCGACCCCTACGTCACCGCCGCCGGCGGCACCACCCTGCCCTTCACGCTGAAGCTCCGCCACGGCAACATCGTCGTGCCGCAGGAACGGCCCTGGGGCTGGGACTACTTCAAGGATTACTACGTCACCTACTACGGTCAGTACACCTACGACCACTACCTCTTCCCTGTGGGCGGCGGCGGCGGCGTGAGCCTCAACTTCCCCGCCCCCTCCTGGCAGATGGGCGTCGCGGGACGCCGCACCAGCACCGCCGACTTCTCCACCCTGTATTTCTACCCGAATTACACCCCGACCACCCCTGACACCAGCGGCGCCGAAGTACTGGTGGCCCTGCCCGCGGGCTACGTGGGCCGCAATGTGCCCGACGTGTCCCTGAACGCAGATCCCGAAACAGGCTACCTGACCTATTTCCAGGGCGCCTTCTCGGCGGGCGGCGGCGGCACCAGCTTCGTGGCCCCGCAGCTCAATGGCATCGCCGCCCTGCTCAGCCAGTCCGCGGGCGGCCGTCTGGGCTTCCTGAATCCGCAGCTCTACGCCATCTTCGCGAAGCGCGGCTACGGCCCCAAGAGCCCCTTCAATGCCATCACCACCGGCACCAACCTCTACTGGGAGGCCGGCCCGAACTACAATCCCGCCTCCGGCCTGGGCACCCTCGACGTGACCAAGCTGGAAAAGGAACTCTGCGGGCACTGATCGCTCGGATCACCACAAGCGGAGGCCCTGGCTCAGCCAGGGCCTTT
This sequence is a window from Geothrix sp. PMB-07. Protein-coding genes within it:
- a CDS encoding protease pro-enzyme activation domain-containing protein; the protein is MRSRHPLFAAGLTLSLLAAGGLPLLAQAAPTTAVAAEVPQTVSLIFKLRNTQDLERFIARSVDPHSWRYREFLSTREFAEAFGPRDWELGTVLHFMRKNGITVNEVYDSHMVIRATGTTSQFNALLNTEIRSYRDERGHWFQEASRKPCVPKEIKDIVLMVTGLNTAPALVPHSRRTPQVENPSLGEPAPDVILPNGAVATGVPGNFTVGDAANLYNINPLYKRNITGRGKTLGIATLATFDQADAYAYWKAVGLDVAQDRIKEIPVDGGAGTKGADETTLDVEQAGGIAPKAKILVYEAPNTESGFLDLFYKAISDNKVDTLSCSWGTDELFLDGDTLTAYQQVFMQAAAQGIPVFASSGDSGAFDINRSLQTPEYSALNSANHPAADPYVTAAGGTTLPFTLKLRHGNIVVPQERPWGWDYFKDYYVTYYGQYTYDHYLFPVGGGGGVSLNFPAPSWQMGVAGRRTSTADFSTLYFYPNYTPTTPDTSGAEVLVALPAGYVGRNVPDVSLNADPETGYLTYFQGAFSAGGGGTSFVAPQLNGIAALLSQSAGGRLGFLNPQLYAIFAKRGYGPKSPFNAITTGTNLYWEAGPNYNPASGLGTLDVTKLEKELCGH